In Primulina eburnea isolate SZY01 chromosome 14, ASM2296580v1, whole genome shotgun sequence, the following proteins share a genomic window:
- the LOC140811501 gene encoding uncharacterized protein isoform X2, with amino-acid sequence MASKFFLFLLVGALVCAGTTARHLAETKGSSEFADEKTLFPGRPGFGGGLGGGGGGGLGGGGGLGAGAGGGLGGGSGLGGGGGLGGGGGLGGGAGGGGGLGGGAGAGGGLGGGSGLGGGGGLGGGGGLGGGGGAGLGGGSGGGLGGGSGYGGGAGFGGGAGGGLGGGGGGSGIGGGSGGGFGGGSGLGGGAGGGGGFGGGGGLGGGAGGGFGGGSGGGVGGGFP; translated from the exons ATGGCTTCCAAGTTTTTTCTCTTTCTTCTTGTCGGAGCTCTCGTTTGTGCTGGTACTACTGCAAGGCATTTGGCTGAAACAAAGGGTTCATCGGAATTCGCTGATGAAAAGACATTGTTCCCTGGCCGTCCAGGATTTGGCGGTGGTCTtggaggaggtggaggtggaggctTGGGAGGTGGGGGCGGCCTTGGTGCAGGTGCAGGTGGAGGTTTAGGAGGTGGCAGTGGTCTTGGAGGAGGTGGAGGCTTGGGTGGTGGGGGCGGCCTTGGTGGAGGTGCAG GTGGTGGGGGCGGCCTTGGTGGAGGTGCAGGTGCAGGTGGAGGTTTAGGAGGTGGCAGTGGTCTTGGAGGAGGTGGAGGCTTGGGTGGTGGCGGTGGCcttggtggaggtggaggtgcaGGCTTGGGAGGTGGCAGCGGCGGAGGGTTGGGTGGAGGTTCTGGGTACGGGGGTGGAGCTGGCTTTGGTGGGGGTGCAGGGGGTGGACTTGGTGGAGGTGGCGGTGGTTCTGGAATTGGTGGAGGTTCCGGGGGAGGTTTTGGTGGTGGGTCTGGACTTGGTGGAGGTGCTGGCGGAGGAGGGGGTtttggaggtggaggtggattGGGTGGAGGCGCTGGTGGCGGGTTCGGTGGAGGATCCGGTGGTGGAGTCGGAGGAGGATTTCCTTGA
- the LOC140811501 gene encoding uncharacterized protein isoform X5 yields MASKFFLFLLVGALVCAGTTARHLAETKGSSEFADEKTLFPGRPGFGGGLGGGGGGGLGGGGGLGAGGGLGGGSGLGGGGGLGGGGGLGGGAGAGGGLGGGSGLGGGGGLGGGGGLGGGGGAGLGGGSGGGLGGGSGYGGGAGFGGGAGGGLGGGGGGSGIGGGSGGGFGGGSGLGGGAGGGGGFGGGGGLGGGAGGGFGGGSGGGVGGGFP; encoded by the exons ATGGCTTCCAAGTTTTTTCTCTTTCTTCTTGTCGGAGCTCTCGTTTGTGCTGGTACTACTGCAAGGCATTTGGCTGAAACAAAGGGTTCATCGGAATTCGCTGATGAAAAGACATTGTTCCCTGGCCGTCCAGGATTTGGCGGTGGTCTtggaggaggtggaggtggaggctTGGGAGGTGGGGGCGGCCTTG GTGCAGGTGGAGGTTTAGGAGGTGGCAGTGGTCTTGGAGGAGGTGGAGGCTTAGGTGGTGGGGGCGGCCTTGGTGGAGGTGCAGGTGCAGGTGGAGGTTTAGGAGGTGGCAGTGGTCTTGGAGGAGGTGGAGGCTTGGGTGGTGGCGGTGGCcttggtggaggtggaggtgcaGGCTTGGGAGGTGGCAGCGGCGGAGGGTTGGGTGGAGGTTCTGGGTACGGGGGTGGAGCTGGCTTTGGTGGGGGTGCAGGGGGTGGACTTGGTGGAGGTGGCGGTGGTTCTGGAATTGGTGGAGGTTCCGGGGGAGGTTTTGGTGGTGGGTCTGGACTTGGTGGAGGTGCTGGCGGAGGAGGGGGTtttggaggtggaggtggattGGGTGGAGGCGCTGGTGGCGGGTTCGGTGGAGGATCCGGTGGTGGAGTCGGAGGAGGATTTCCTTGA
- the LOC140811501 gene encoding uncharacterized protein isoform X4, which produces MASKFFLFLLVGALVCAGTTARHLAETKGSSEFADEKTLFPGRPGFGGGLGGGGGGGLGGGGGLGAGAGGGLGGGSGLGGGGGLGGGGGLGGGAGGGAGAGGGLGGGSGLGGGGGLGGGGGLGGGGGAGLGGGSGGGLGGGSGYGGGAGFGGGAGGGLGGGGGGSGIGGGSGGGFGGGSGLGGGAGGGGGFGGGGGLGGGAGGGFGGGSGGGVGGGFP; this is translated from the exons ATGGCTTCCAAGTTTTTTCTCTTTCTTCTTGTCGGAGCTCTCGTTTGTGCTGGTACTACTGCAAGGCATTTGGCTGAAACAAAGGGTTCATCGGAATTCGCTGATGAAAAGACATTGTTCCCTGGCCGTCCAGGATTTGGCGGTGGTCTtggaggaggtggaggtggaggctTGGGAGGTGGGGGCGGCCTTGGTGCAGGTGCAGGTGGAGGTTTAGGAGGTGGCAGTGGTCTTGGAGGAGGTGGAGGCTTGGGTGGTGGGGGCGGCCTTGGTGGAGGTGCAGGTGGAG GTGCAGGTGCAGGTGGAGGTTTAGGAGGTGGCAGTGGTCTTGGAGGAGGTGGAGGCTTGGGTGGTGGCGGTGGCcttggtggaggtggaggtgcaGGCTTGGGAGGTGGCAGCGGCGGAGGGTTGGGTGGAGGTTCTGGGTACGGGGGTGGAGCTGGCTTTGGTGGGGGTGCAGGGGGTGGACTTGGTGGAGGTGGCGGTGGTTCTGGAATTGGTGGAGGTTCCGGGGGAGGTTTTGGTGGTGGGTCTGGACTTGGTGGAGGTGCTGGCGGAGGAGGGGGTtttggaggtggaggtggattGGGTGGAGGCGCTGGTGGCGGGTTCGGTGGAGGATCCGGTGGTGGAGTCGGAGGAGGATTTCCTTGA
- the LOC140811501 gene encoding uncharacterized protein isoform X6, with translation MASKFFLFLLVGALVCAGTTARHLAETKGSSEFADEKTLFPGRPGFGGGLGGGGGGGLGGGGGLGGGLGGGSGLGGGGGLGGGGGLGGGAGAGGGLGGGSGLGGGGGLGGGGGLGGGGGAGLGGGSGGGLGGGSGYGGGAGFGGGAGGGLGGGGGGSGIGGGSGGGFGGGSGLGGGAGGGGGFGGGGGLGGGAGGGFGGGSGGGVGGGFP, from the exons ATGGCTTCCAAGTTTTTTCTCTTTCTTCTTGTCGGAGCTCTCGTTTGTGCTGGTACTACTGCAAGGCATTTGGCTGAAACAAAGGGTTCATCGGAATTCGCTGATGAAAAGACATTGTTCCCTGGCCGTCCAGGATTTGGCGGTGGTCTtggaggaggtggaggtggaggctTGGGAGGTGGGGGCGGCCTTG GTGGAGGTTTAGGAGGTGGCAGTGGTCTTGGAGGAGGTGGAGGCTTAGGTGGTGGGGGCGGCCTTGGTGGAGGTGCAGGTGCAGGTGGAGGTTTAGGAGGTGGCAGTGGTCTTGGAGGAGGTGGAGGCTTGGGTGGTGGCGGTGGCcttggtggaggtggaggtgcaGGCTTGGGAGGTGGCAGCGGCGGAGGGTTGGGTGGAGGTTCTGGGTACGGGGGTGGAGCTGGCTTTGGTGGGGGTGCAGGGGGTGGACTTGGTGGAGGTGGCGGTGGTTCTGGAATTGGTGGAGGTTCCGGGGGAGGTTTTGGTGGTGGGTCTGGACTTGGTGGAGGTGCTGGCGGAGGAGGGGGTtttggaggtggaggtggattGGGTGGAGGCGCTGGTGGCGGGTTCGGTGGAGGATCCGGTGGTGGAGTCGGAGGAGGATTTCCTTGA
- the LOC140811501 gene encoding uncharacterized protein isoform X3, whose amino-acid sequence MASKFFLFLLVGALVCAGTTARHLAETKGSSEFADEKTLFPGRPGFGGGLGGGGGGGLGGGGGLGAGAGGGLGGGSGLGGGGGLGGGGGLGGGAGGGLGGGSGLGGGGGLGGGGGLGGGLGGGGGLGGGGGAGLGGGSGGGLGGGSGYGGGAGFGGGAGGGLGGGGGGSGIGGGSGGGFGGGSGLGGGAGGGGGFGGGGGLGGGAGGGFGGGSGGGVGGGFP is encoded by the exons ATGGCTTCCAAGTTTTTTCTCTTTCTTCTTGTCGGAGCTCTCGTTTGTGCTGGTACTACTGCAAGGCATTTGGCTGAAACAAAGGGTTCATCGGAATTCGCTGATGAAAAGACATTGTTCCCTGGCCGTCCAGGATTTGGCGGTGGTCTtggaggaggtggaggtggaggctTGGGAGGTGGGGGCGGCCTTGGTGCAGGTGCAGGTGGAGGTTTAGGAGGTGGCAGTGGTCTTGGAGGAGGTGGAGGCTTGGGTGGTGGGGGCGGCCTTGGTGGAGGTGCAGGTGGAGGTTTAGGAGGTGGCAGTGGTCTTGGAGGAGGTGGAGGCTTAGGTGGTGGGGGCGGCCTTG GTGGAGGCTTGGGTGGTGGCGGTGGCcttggtggaggtggaggtgcaGGCTTGGGAGGTGGCAGCGGCGGAGGGTTGGGTGGAGGTTCTGGGTACGGGGGTGGAGCTGGCTTTGGTGGGGGTGCAGGGGGTGGACTTGGTGGAGGTGGCGGTGGTTCTGGAATTGGTGGAGGTTCCGGGGGAGGTTTTGGTGGTGGGTCTGGACTTGGTGGAGGTGCTGGCGGAGGAGGGGGTtttggaggtggaggtggattGGGTGGAGGCGCTGGTGGCGGGTTCGGTGGAGGATCCGGTGGTGGAGTCGGAGGAGGATTTCCTTGA
- the LOC140811501 gene encoding uncharacterized protein isoform X1: MASKFFLFLLVGALVCAGTTARHLAETKGSSEFADEKTLFPGRPGFGGGLGGGGGGGLGGGGGLGGGLGGGGGLGGGAGGGLGGGSGLGGGGGLGGGGGLGGGAGAGGGLGGGSGLGGGGGLGGGGGLGGGGGAGLGGGSGGGLGGGSGYGGGAGFGGGAGGGLGGGGGGSGIGGGSGGGFGGGSGLGGGAGGGGGFGGGGGLGGGAGGGFGGGSGGGVGGGFP; encoded by the exons ATGGCTTCCAAGTTTTTTCTCTTTCTTCTTGTCGGAGCTCTCGTTTGTGCTGGTACTACTGCAAGGCATTTGGCTGAAACAAAGGGTTCATCGGAATTCGCTGATGAAAAGACATTGTTCCCTGGCCGTCCAGGATTTGGCGGTGGTCTtggaggaggtggaggtggaggctTGGGAGGTGGGGGCGGCCTTG GTGGAGGCTTGGGTGGTGGGGGCGGCCTTGGTGGAGGTGCAGGTGGAGGTTTAGGAGGTGGCAGTGGTCTTGGAGGAGGTGGAGGCTTAGGTGGTGGGGGCGGCCTTGGTGGAGGTGCAGGTGCAGGTGGAGGTTTAGGAGGTGGCAGTGGTCTTGGAGGAGGTGGAGGCTTGGGTGGTGGCGGTGGCcttggtggaggtggaggtgcaGGCTTGGGAGGTGGCAGCGGCGGAGGGTTGGGTGGAGGTTCTGGGTACGGGGGTGGAGCTGGCTTTGGTGGGGGTGCAGGGGGTGGACTTGGTGGAGGTGGCGGTGGTTCTGGAATTGGTGGAGGTTCCGGGGGAGGTTTTGGTGGTGGGTCTGGACTTGGTGGAGGTGCTGGCGGAGGAGGGGGTtttggaggtggaggtggattGGGTGGAGGCGCTGGTGGCGGGTTCGGTGGAGGATCCGGTGGTGGAGTCGGAGGAGGATTTCCTTGA
- the LOC140811340 gene encoding mitogen-activated protein kinase kinase kinase 18-like yields the protein MDWTRGPTIGRGSSASVYLATTAGGEIFAVKSAGFSSSFLLQKEHLLVSQLCSPYIVKCLGFDATLENNERVYNLHLEYVPGGTLSELIVKQGGSLDEGLIRFYAHQMLQGLDYLHLNGFVHCDIKGQNILIGESGLKIADFGCAKRVESDTCSKQMFAGTPAYMAPEVARGEEQSFAADTWAFGCTVIEMATGSYPWPEMKDPASVLYRIASSGDIPIFPSWFSDEGKDFLSKCLIRDSRKRWTARELLKHAFFDDVMETCGEIRESTRKSPTSVMDQSFWDEVEESGSSQAATGVNASSSDSPADRIRDLIITENFPLNINSPDWGEDDVWVTVRGDEIEERFRFVNDDSETLIDAEDVTFSGVGEEEIQTSSSMENFNGIVISILFVSRIIILQRILMKFFLSFGSIFLKSFSSFSFSFLILKFLRQYILVIWDYGLSEIN from the coding sequence ATGGATTGGACGAGGGGTCCGACAATCGGCCGTGGCTCCTCGGCCTCCGTGTATCTCGCCACCACCGCCGGTGGGGAGATCTTTGCAGTGAAGTCTGCCGGtttctcttcttctttcttGTTGCAAAAAGAGCACCTTTTGGTTTCTCAGCTTTGCTCGCCTTACATAGTTAAATGCTTGGGCTTTGACGCTACTTTGGAGAATAATGAACGAGTTTACAATCTTCACTTGGAGTATGTTCCTGGGGGGACGCTTTCTGAGCTGATTGTGAAGCAGGGGGGTTCGTTGGACGAAGGTTTGATTCGATTCTACGCTCATCAAATGCTGCAGGGGTTGGATTATCTTCACCTGAACGGATTCGTGCACTGTGATATCAAGGGGCAGAACATTTTGATCGGAGAGAGTGGGTTGAAGATTGCTGATTTTGGGTGTGCGAAGCGGGTGGAATCCGACACTTGTTCGAAACAAATGTTCGCCGGGACTCCAGCTTACATGGCACCGGAGGTTGCTCGGGGAGAGGAGCAAAGCTTTGCGGCGGATACATGGGCCTTTGGGTGTACAGTCATTGAAATGGCGACAGGATCTTATCCCTGGCCGGAGATGAAGGACCCGGCATCGGTCCTCTACAGAATCGCTTCTTCCGGAGATATCCCTATATTCCCGAGCTGGTTTTCCGACGAAGGTAAGGATTTCTTGAGTAAATGCTTGATTAGGGACTCGAGAAAAAGGTGGACGGCGCGTGAGCTTCTAAAGCACGCGTTTTTTGACGATGTGATGGAGACTTGTGGAGAAATCAGGGAGTCTACGAGGAAATCTCCGACGAGTGTAATGGATCAGAGCTTCTGGGATGAGGTGGAAGAATCAGGTTCTTCGCAAGCCGCAACGGGTGTAAATGCTTCTTCTTCAGATTCTCCGGCGGACAGAATCAGGGATTTGATTATTACAGAGAACTTTCCATTGAATATAAATTCACCGGATTGGGGGGAGGACGATGTTTGGGTGACGGTGCGGGGCGACGAAATTGAAGAACGCTTCAGATTTGTGAACGATGACTCTGAAACATTGATTGATGCCGAAGATGTAACATTTTCAGGTGTTGGTGAAGAAGAAATTCAAACATCAAGTTCCATGGAGAATTTTAATGGAATTGTAATTAGCATATTATTTGTATCAAGAATTATCATTTTACAGAGAATTTTAATGAAATTCTTTTTGTCATTCGGTTcaattttcttgaaatcttttagttctttttctttttcttttttgattCTTAAATTTCTTAGACAATATATTTTAGTTATATGGGATTATGGCCTAAGTGAAATAAATTAG